Proteins encoded within one genomic window of Bacteroidota bacterium:
- a CDS encoding PLDc N-terminal domain-containing protein, which produces MIFSLNIAAIIFYFILIGIVMFLVWLWTILGIIQQSFNGNDKLGWLVVMIFLALLGAIRPLSKIK; this is translated from the coding sequence ATGATTTTTTCCTTAAACATTGCCGCAATTATTTTTTACTTTATTCTGATTGGCATTGTAATGTTTCTAGTTTGGCTTTGGACAATTCTCGGCATCATTCAACAAAGTTTTAATGGTAATGATAAATTAGGTTGGCTGGTGGTCATGATATTTCTTGCTTTGTTAGGCGCTATTAGACCTCTTTCCAAAATCAAATAG